A portion of the Halopelagius inordinatus genome contains these proteins:
- the cutA gene encoding divalent-cation tolerance protein CutA codes for MPTVFVTAPPDAAPELARTLVEERLAACVNRVPCDSVYRWDGRVHEESEEILLAKTTEDGYAALRDRVEELHPYDVPCIERFDDADALPAFASWVERSTGEGSPDGDS; via the coding sequence ATGCCGACAGTGTTCGTCACCGCCCCGCCCGACGCCGCGCCGGAACTCGCGCGGACCCTCGTCGAGGAACGACTGGCCGCCTGCGTCAACCGCGTCCCTTGCGACTCCGTCTATCGCTGGGACGGGCGCGTGCACGAGGAGTCAGAGGAGATTCTGCTGGCGAAGACGACCGAAGACGGGTACGCCGCGCTCCGAGACAGAGTCGAGGAGTTACATCCCTACGACGTGCCGTGTATCGAACGGTTCGACGACGCGGACGCGCTTCCCGCGTTCGCGTCGTGGGTGGAACGGTCGACCGGCGAGGGGAGTCCGGACGGCGATAGCTGA
- a CDS encoding phosphoglycolate phosphatase, whose amino-acid sequence MDTAVPPLVLDIDGTLTDAPGRLDPRVFETLPTWGAPVVLATGKAFPYPVSLCHYVGIEQTVVAENGGVVLAAGEVSYNADKDAAQAAAAEFVARGGDVGWGEFDAVNKWRETEIAVNLSADEDLLRDVAADYGLEVLDTGYAYHLKTPGIEKGDGLRTVCETLDLDPAEFVAVGDSENDASTFEVAGRSYAVANADDVAKAAADEVLEESYMDGTLSVLRELRD is encoded by the coding sequence ATGGACACTGCGGTACCACCGCTCGTGTTGGATATCGACGGAACGCTCACCGACGCCCCGGGGCGACTGGACCCGCGGGTGTTCGAGACGCTACCGACGTGGGGCGCGCCCGTCGTTCTCGCGACTGGCAAGGCGTTTCCCTACCCGGTGAGCCTCTGTCACTACGTCGGGATCGAACAGACCGTCGTCGCCGAGAACGGCGGCGTCGTCCTCGCCGCGGGCGAGGTGTCGTACAACGCCGACAAAGACGCCGCACAGGCCGCCGCAGCGGAGTTCGTCGCCCGCGGCGGCGACGTCGGATGGGGTGAGTTCGACGCCGTCAACAAGTGGCGCGAGACGGAGATAGCGGTGAACCTCTCGGCCGACGAGGACCTGTTGCGAGACGTCGCCGCCGACTACGGCCTCGAAGTGCTCGACACGGGCTACGCCTACCACCTGAAGACGCCCGGCATAGAGAAAGGCGACGGCCTCCGGACCGTCTGTGAGACGCTCGACCTCGACCCGGCGGAGTTCGTCGCCGTCGGCGACAGCGAGAACGACGCCTCGACGTTCGAAGTCGCCGGTCGGTCGTACGCCGTCGCCAACGCCGACGACGTCGCGAAGGCCGCCGCGGACGAGGTACTCGAAGAGTCGTACATGGACGGGACGCTCTCGGTCCTGCGAGAACTTCGCGACTGA